One Bifidobacterium angulatum DSM 20098 = JCM 7096 DNA window includes the following coding sequences:
- a CDS encoding response regulator translates to MSEEQKIHVVIADDQELVRAGFAMVIGSQPDMAVAAQARDGAEAMALAETLHPDVVLMDVRMPGMDGIEATRQISALQHRFAADGTKSEVARTKVIILTTFDLDEYVMAAINAGASGFLLKDTEPETLLNSIRTVFQGNAIIAPSATKRLIEKMMEGDFMAANVGAHGNSTASSTSDSTYTDPELDELTDREREVLIEIAHGLSNQEIADKLFISLTTVKTHVAHILSKINARDRVQAVVFAYENHLV, encoded by the coding sequence ATGAGTGAAGAACAGAAGATTCATGTGGTCATTGCCGATGATCAGGAATTGGTACGTGCCGGTTTTGCTATGGTGATCGGCTCCCAACCTGATATGGCGGTCGCGGCACAGGCTCGCGATGGTGCGGAAGCCATGGCGTTGGCGGAAACACTGCATCCTGATGTGGTGTTGATGGATGTGCGTATGCCAGGCATGGATGGTATTGAAGCGACTCGGCAGATCAGCGCGTTGCAGCATCGGTTCGCTGCCGATGGCACGAAATCAGAAGTCGCCCGTACCAAGGTGATTATTTTGACGACATTCGATTTGGATGAATATGTGATGGCGGCGATCAATGCCGGAGCTTCGGGGTTCCTGCTGAAAGATACAGAACCGGAAACGTTGTTGAATTCGATTCGCACGGTCTTTCAAGGTAATGCGATTATCGCACCGTCCGCCACGAAACGCCTTATCGAGAAAATGATGGAAGGCGATTTCATGGCTGCGAATGTTGGTGCACATGGAAATTCCACTGCTTCTTCCACTTCTGATTCGACGTACACCGATCCGGAATTAGATGAACTGACCGATCGCGAGCGCGAAGTGCTTATTGAGATCGCGCATGGATTGTCGAATCAGGAGATTGCCGACAAGCTTTTCATCAGCCTGACGACGGTGAAAACGCATGTGGCGCATATTCTGTCGAAAATCAATGCGCGAGACCGCGTCCAAGCCGTCGTGTTCGCCTATGAAAACCATCTCGTATAA
- a CDS encoding ABC transporter permease gives MWSITLKLMRKTKRMLIPAGIAIMIGTAFIASTFLFGNAMNDSLTRRLTAMFGNANYAVTVNSSDLSDEELNEAYSSTVGDFHLDQIAGIEGVDGVRASVETGASVSKGDSTISGEIISTAAQKNMLPVNITEGDQPKDSNEVALPEDMAKQLNVGIGDTVSLTSRYEVGADGKAKADNVRVVGLTSDPNGAYSYYGGAIVGSNNLLAAMQGTGDFNTTGTTTVYLDLALDGNSASAKTINSVKALLPKHFDLMPRQQVSDESIKSLTGNQTNIVTTFLMCFGVLAMFVAALVIANTFQVLVAQRRRTLALLRTIGAKKGQLYGSVLFEAAVLGFVASVLGVVLGSLLMWGMCVSDIMQEGMRFNFSWQAAVVPILFGIVVTVLASLGSARSATAVTPLEALRPIELTDNRRSSLTRAIIGILMVVVGIAMAVFSIWQVQATNGGEEANGDQFTMILLIAIVGAALVFLGMVVTAVFWMPTLMKGAGALASLTGSSATVAHANIQKNPRRIAATGAALLIGVTLVSTIATGAASAKETMNGALATRYSVDIVAMGDDISQQMAKDVADINGVSDTLYAPAVSVTLEKADGTRPTSALLVGVKNIDQVKQVMRANLGNASIDSDSVLMPTYNAQTGKELQFANGTADFSTEWNQDGDATRSLTLQANQADYRRVSAQYEAVGFVDESHFTNGDLDAATHVLLVKADTDKSGVSVDGIYNDMQAALEKSTDATVTGPIAERITWAQMIDSMMMLMVGLIAVAVLVALIGVANTLSLSVIERTRESATLRAIGMTRGQLRASLAIEALLISVVSGLAGILLGTLFGWLGAYVVFSLYGTVVFPFEWGINGIVLAVAAVAALLASVAPARRAAKVPPVEALAEA, from the coding sequence ATGTGGTCCATCACTTTGAAACTCATGCGAAAAACCAAGCGCATGCTCATACCCGCAGGTATCGCCATCATGATCGGCACGGCGTTCATCGCCAGCACCTTCCTGTTCGGCAATGCCATGAACGACTCCCTGACACGGCGGCTGACCGCTATGTTCGGAAACGCCAACTATGCGGTGACCGTCAACAGCTCCGACCTGAGTGATGAGGAACTCAACGAAGCGTACTCCAGCACTGTCGGCGACTTCCATCTCGACCAGATCGCCGGCATCGAAGGGGTCGACGGCGTCCGCGCTTCGGTGGAAACCGGCGCCAGTGTTTCCAAGGGAGACAGCACCATCAGCGGTGAGATTATCTCCACCGCGGCACAGAAGAACATGCTCCCCGTGAACATTACGGAAGGGGACCAGCCGAAGGACTCCAACGAAGTCGCACTGCCGGAAGACATGGCGAAACAGCTGAACGTCGGCATTGGCGACACTGTAAGCCTGACCTCCCGATATGAGGTAGGCGCCGATGGCAAAGCCAAAGCGGACAACGTGCGCGTGGTCGGACTCACCTCCGATCCAAACGGTGCCTACTCGTACTATGGTGGTGCGATTGTAGGATCCAACAATCTGCTTGCCGCAATGCAGGGAACAGGCGATTTCAACACCACCGGAACAACAACGGTATACCTCGACCTTGCCTTGGATGGAAACAGCGCATCCGCAAAAACCATCAACAGTGTGAAAGCGTTGCTGCCAAAGCATTTCGATTTGATGCCGCGACAGCAGGTCAGTGACGAAAGCATCAAATCCTTAACCGGCAACCAAACCAACATCGTCACCACATTCCTCATGTGCTTCGGCGTGCTTGCCATGTTCGTGGCGGCACTGGTGATCGCCAACACGTTCCAAGTGCTCGTGGCGCAACGCCGCCGCACACTCGCCTTGCTGCGCACCATCGGCGCGAAGAAAGGCCAGCTGTATGGTTCCGTGCTGTTTGAAGCGGCAGTGCTTGGCTTCGTCGCATCCGTGCTTGGCGTGGTACTGGGAAGTCTGCTCATGTGGGGCATGTGCGTCAGTGACATCATGCAAGAGGGTATGCGATTCAATTTCTCTTGGCAGGCCGCCGTCGTGCCTATTCTCTTCGGTATTGTGGTGACGGTGCTCGCATCCTTGGGATCCGCACGTTCCGCTACTGCGGTGACGCCATTGGAGGCATTGCGCCCGATTGAACTGACCGACAACCGTCGTTCCAGTCTCACTCGAGCCATAATCGGTATTCTGATGGTGGTGGTCGGTATCGCCATGGCAGTATTTTCCATCTGGCAGGTACAAGCCACCAATGGCGGCGAGGAAGCGAACGGCGATCAATTCACGATGATTCTGCTCATAGCCATCGTCGGCGCTGCACTGGTGTTCCTCGGCATGGTGGTCACCGCGGTGTTCTGGATGCCGACCCTCATGAAGGGTGCTGGAGCGCTGGCCTCACTGACAGGATCTTCCGCAACAGTTGCACACGCCAACATTCAGAAGAATCCGCGACGCATCGCAGCAACCGGTGCCGCTCTGCTCATCGGCGTCACCTTGGTTTCCACCATCGCAACCGGTGCCGCTAGCGCCAAAGAGACTATGAATGGTGCGCTCGCCACCCGTTATAGCGTCGACATCGTGGCCATGGGCGATGACATCAGCCAGCAAATGGCCAAGGATGTAGCCGACATCAACGGCGTGTCCGACACGTTGTATGCGCCGGCGGTTTCCGTGACCTTGGAGAAAGCGGATGGAACCCGGCCTACGTCCGCATTGCTGGTCGGTGTGAAGAACATCGATCAGGTCAAGCAGGTCATGCGTGCCAACTTGGGTAACGCCTCCATCGACAGTGATAGCGTTCTCATGCCAACATACAATGCGCAAACCGGCAAGGAGCTGCAGTTCGCCAACGGCACGGCTGATTTCTCCACCGAATGGAACCAGGACGGCGACGCTACGCGTTCGCTGACATTGCAAGCAAACCAAGCCGACTACCGTCGCGTATCCGCACAGTATGAAGCTGTCGGATTCGTGGATGAAAGTCATTTCACCAATGGTGACCTTGATGCCGCCACCCATGTGTTGCTGGTCAAAGCAGATACTGACAAGTCGGGAGTTTCCGTCGACGGCATCTACAACGACATGCAGGCCGCATTGGAAAAGAGCACTGATGCGACAGTGACCGGACCGATCGCCGAACGCATCACCTGGGCACAGATGATCGACTCCATGATGATGCTTATGGTGGGACTGATCGCCGTGGCGGTACTGGTCGCCTTGATCGGCGTGGCCAACACACTGTCCCTATCGGTGATCGAACGCACCCGCGAATCGGCCACCCTGCGAGCCATCGGCATGACCCGCGGCCAGCTGCGGGCGTCACTCGCCATCGAAGCGCTGCTCATCTCCGTGGTATCCGGCCTTGCCGGCATTCTACTTGGCACATTGTTCGGCTGGCTGGGCGCATACGTGGTGTTCAGTCTGTACGGCACCGTGGTGTTCCCGTTTGAATGGGGAATCAACGGCATTGTGCTTGCCGTGGCGGCTGTGGCAGCATTGCTGGCCAGTGTCGCGCCCGCCCGCCGCGCGGCCAAGGTGCCGCCGGTTGAGGCGCTCGCGGAAGCCTAG
- a CDS encoding ABC transporter ATP-binding protein — translation MDIRDTIKATNTAIATVDLVKDYGSGNNTVHALRGVNVAFEQGKFTAIMGPSGSGKSTLMHTLAGLDSATGGHIIFNGDDLTRMNDNQLTLLRRRDIGFIFQSFNLLPMFTAEQNILMPLTLAGAKPDRQWLRLLVETLGLKERLNHRPNELSGGQQQRVAIARALITKPKLVFADEPTGNLDSVSSAEVLSFLKRSVNELGQTIIMVTHDAVAASYADRALVFADGQIVTDVNNPTADQMSELLMKEREAATMNAASARHSH, via the coding sequence ATGGATATCAGGGACACCATCAAAGCTACCAATACGGCCATTGCAACCGTGGATCTTGTGAAGGACTACGGTTCCGGGAATAACACGGTGCATGCATTGCGTGGCGTCAACGTCGCTTTTGAACAAGGAAAATTCACGGCGATTATGGGACCCTCTGGTTCCGGCAAATCCACGTTGATGCACACGTTGGCAGGACTGGATTCCGCAACCGGCGGGCACATCATATTCAATGGCGACGATCTGACTCGCATGAACGACAACCAGCTTACGTTGCTGCGCCGCCGCGACATCGGATTCATCTTCCAAAGCTTCAACCTGCTGCCGATGTTCACCGCCGAACAGAACATTCTCATGCCATTGACCTTGGCTGGAGCGAAACCCGACCGACAGTGGTTGCGTCTGCTGGTGGAGACACTTGGTCTTAAGGAACGTCTCAATCATCGTCCGAACGAACTATCGGGAGGTCAACAGCAGCGTGTGGCCATCGCACGAGCATTGATCACCAAACCGAAACTAGTATTCGCAGACGAGCCCACCGGCAATCTTGACTCCGTATCAAGCGCCGAAGTGCTGAGCTTCCTGAAACGTTCCGTCAATGAACTTGGCCAAACCATCATCATGGTCACGCATGATGCGGTCGCCGCGTCTTACGCCGACCGTGCGCTCGTGTTTGCCGACGGCCAGATTGTGACGGACGTGAACAATCCGACAGCAGACCAGATGAGTGAACTGTTGATGAAGGAACGCGAAGCCGCCACAATGAATGCGGCTTCCGCGAGACATTCCCACTAA
- the phoA gene encoding alkaline phosphatase — protein MNKHKALKGAVAAFASVAALGAMAAPAYAVDGTYSPNGKTVSELAKHGGAQRIASIGNEKAKNVILFLGDGMGDSEITVARDYLKGANGHFEGLDAVGQPGALGDAKAGTGQYTTFSLGNGSKDSAVGKDNNGSLAVNANPGKITPVTDSSASGSSWATGTKTYNNAVDVDVYGNPQLNLFELAKAAGKATGNVTTAEIQDATPAVLESHSTERGCYGPQGKTDGTSNDALKRCLANQLKENGGIGSISEQLLDTRADVTIGGGSKYFRQTVQGGEYQGKTVWEQAREMGFQTVENDPAAMNALQYKDNQPVLALMSDGNMPTKFNPSKATAKDPAKDANPTVCTPNADWLGNQGVSLKDMTKKALDLLGANPNGQKNGYFLQVEGASIDKQDHAGNACGQIGETDDFDQAITYALKNVDLNNTLVIVTADHAHTSQILNAQPAYALSTVLKTADGINMVVSYGTAQDDSRDEDGGYNGGDMEHTGTQLRIAASGPGAQRVTGLTDQTDNFYTIAGALGLATSTESQSALSSNAEVKVNANNGAYTAEATGFNGDAVLSYELKDKTSGKTLATSDSSTPVSGVRVKTAQSTGIALDSITEGGEYTLTVTGRQSGKTVSFDFQAPAQGSSDTKADNTEPSGTIASGKAQNGAEQNMLGKTGAALIAIALAAAIMAALAMLIKTAKAAKNER, from the coding sequence ATGAACAAGCACAAGGCGCTCAAGGGCGCTGTCGCAGCATTCGCATCCGTTGCAGCGCTCGGTGCGATGGCGGCGCCGGCATACGCCGTGGACGGTACCTACAGTCCCAACGGCAAAACCGTATCCGAACTCGCCAAGCATGGCGGCGCGCAACGCATCGCCTCGATCGGCAATGAGAAGGCCAAGAACGTCATCCTCTTCCTTGGCGATGGCATGGGCGACTCCGAAATCACCGTCGCACGCGACTACCTCAAGGGCGCCAACGGTCACTTCGAGGGTCTCGACGCGGTAGGCCAGCCGGGTGCGCTCGGCGATGCCAAGGCAGGCACCGGCCAGTACACCACGTTCTCGCTGGGCAACGGCAGCAAGGACAGCGCCGTCGGCAAGGACAACAACGGCAGTCTCGCAGTCAATGCGAACCCAGGCAAGATCACCCCGGTCACCGATTCCTCCGCGTCCGGTTCGTCTTGGGCCACCGGCACCAAGACGTACAACAACGCCGTGGACGTCGACGTGTATGGCAATCCGCAGCTCAACCTCTTCGAACTGGCCAAAGCCGCAGGCAAGGCCACCGGCAACGTGACCACCGCTGAAATCCAGGATGCCACGCCGGCCGTGCTCGAATCGCATTCCACCGAGCGCGGCTGCTACGGCCCGCAAGGCAAGACCGACGGCACCTCCAATGACGCCCTGAAACGCTGCCTAGCCAATCAGCTCAAGGAGAACGGCGGCATCGGCTCCATCTCCGAGCAGCTGCTCGACACCCGTGCCGACGTGACCATCGGCGGTGGTTCCAAGTACTTCCGTCAGACCGTGCAGGGCGGCGAATACCAAGGCAAGACCGTGTGGGAACAGGCCAGGGAAATGGGCTTCCAAACCGTCGAAAACGACCCCGCCGCCATGAACGCCTTGCAATACAAGGACAACCAGCCGGTGCTCGCCCTGATGAGCGACGGCAACATGCCCACCAAGTTCAACCCCTCCAAGGCCACCGCCAAGGATCCGGCCAAGGACGCCAACCCGACCGTATGCACTCCGAACGCCGACTGGCTCGGCAACCAGGGCGTCTCGCTCAAGGACATGACCAAGAAGGCGCTTGATCTGTTGGGCGCCAATCCGAACGGTCAGAAGAACGGCTACTTCCTGCAGGTCGAAGGCGCGTCCATCGACAAGCAGGACCATGCCGGCAACGCCTGCGGTCAGATCGGCGAGACCGATGACTTCGACCAGGCCATCACCTATGCGCTCAAGAACGTCGACCTGAACAATACGCTTGTGATCGTCACCGCCGACCATGCCCACACCTCCCAGATCCTCAACGCCCAGCCGGCTTATGCACTGTCCACCGTGCTCAAGACCGCCGACGGCATCAACATGGTCGTCTCCTACGGCACCGCGCAGGATGACTCCCGCGACGAGGACGGCGGCTACAACGGCGGCGATATGGAACACACCGGCACCCAGCTGCGCATCGCAGCCTCCGGCCCCGGCGCCCAGCGCGTCACCGGCCTGACCGACCAGACCGACAACTTCTACACCATCGCCGGAGCGCTCGGACTGGCCACCTCCACCGAATCCCAGAGCGCACTGTCATCCAACGCCGAAGTCAAGGTCAACGCGAACAACGGCGCATACACTGCTGAAGCCACCGGTTTCAACGGCGATGCGGTGCTCTCCTACGAGCTCAAAGACAAGACCTCCGGCAAGACCCTGGCGACATCCGACTCCAGCACCCCCGTTTCCGGCGTGCGCGTGAAGACCGCACAATCCACCGGCATCGCCCTGGACAGCATCACGGAAGGTGGCGAGTACACGCTCACCGTGACCGGTCGACAGTCCGGCAAGACCGTCAGCTTCGACTTCCAAGCGCCCGCGCAGGGATCTTCGGACACGAAGGCCGACAACACCGAACCCAGCGGCACTATCGCCTCCGGCAAAGCTCAGAACGGCGCTGAACAGAACATGCTGGGCAAAACCGGTGCCGCGCTGATCGCCATCGCCCTGGCCGCCGCCATCATGGCAGCTCTCGCAATGCTGATCAAAACCGCCAAGGCCGCGAAGAACGAGCGTTGA
- a CDS encoding glycoside hydrolase family 31 protein → MTDTAFTDFVCNAHPQPDSANIIQGDRWRICLLTDALVRFEWSDTGHFEDHVTQTVLNRDFGRYVERTVTQRDCRIVIDTEHLHIDYDGKPFSKEGLCVVVKHISSTQFNTWHYGDKTNGNLKGTARTLDEVNGSRKFGQPLEMGDGVISRDGWAILDDSTSNVIVLADEVNGKPNPFGSWVSPRDKGCIDLYFFGYAHRYIEAVQDFYRLTGPQPLLPRFAFGNWWSRYYRYTQSEYLALMDRFKREGIPFTTSVIDMDWHLVDGIDPKYGSGWTGYTWNSDLFPDHVAFLDELHRKGLKTTLNVHPRDGIRAFESAYPKAARRMGVDPASGENLEFDLTDPDYMDAYFAMHHDMEAEGVDFWWLDWQQGGVTRQPGLDPLWILNHMHYLDSGRDGRWPLTFSRYAGPGSHRYPVGFSGDTVITWESLAFQPQFTATASNIGYGWWSHDIGGHMFGYRDDELEARWYQLGAFSPINRLHSSNSPFSGKEPWNYTGDVRASMTASLRLRHAMLPYLYTMNYRAAFEGRPIVEPMYWQSPDTWAAYEYPDEFRFGTELIVAPIVSAADRKVARGRADLWLPQGEWFDFFDGRRYVARGVDGRSITAWRALDRMPVFARAGAIVPMQRLGEGSEVNSVANPTAMQVLLFPGATGEFTMREDDGVYAHAAAGRTADTQLRWQWHEGASGHADESTVFTVDPVCGDGADAAPQSREWTITVRGVARPAPGPLESCAHVTVGSKTVAVSPSDIAYDEAAMSLTLTVRDVPTRQQMRVVFTDGLRIAQNPVEQDCYEILLHAQIQFLAKEKALTAIREEGVHAIGSFAAINRGPRFDGDFLTVDLPESVVSALEEVLLRS, encoded by the coding sequence ATGACTGACACCGCTTTCACCGACTTCGTATGCAATGCGCACCCACAGCCTGATTCCGCCAACATCATCCAAGGCGACCGATGGCGTATCTGCCTGCTCACCGATGCGCTCGTGCGTTTCGAATGGTCCGACACCGGCCATTTCGAGGATCATGTCACCCAGACCGTACTCAACCGCGATTTCGGGCGATATGTGGAGCGCACTGTGACGCAGCGCGACTGCCGCATCGTCATTGACACCGAGCACCTGCACATCGATTACGACGGCAAGCCGTTCAGCAAGGAAGGCCTGTGCGTGGTCGTCAAGCACATCTCCAGCACCCAGTTCAACACCTGGCATTACGGCGACAAGACGAACGGCAATCTCAAAGGCACCGCGCGCACGCTCGACGAGGTGAACGGCAGCAGGAAATTCGGCCAGCCGCTTGAGATGGGCGACGGAGTGATCTCGCGTGACGGCTGGGCGATACTCGACGACTCCACATCGAATGTGATCGTGCTCGCCGACGAGGTGAACGGCAAACCGAACCCGTTCGGCTCCTGGGTCTCACCGCGCGACAAGGGGTGCATCGACCTGTACTTCTTCGGCTATGCGCACCGCTACATCGAAGCCGTGCAGGACTTCTACAGGCTCACCGGCCCGCAGCCGCTGCTGCCGCGTTTCGCATTCGGCAATTGGTGGAGCCGCTACTACCGGTACACGCAGTCCGAATACCTGGCGCTTATGGACCGCTTCAAGCGTGAGGGCATTCCGTTCACCACGTCCGTGATCGACATGGACTGGCATCTCGTGGACGGCATCGACCCGAAGTACGGTTCCGGATGGACCGGCTATACGTGGAACAGCGACCTGTTCCCCGACCATGTGGCATTCCTCGACGAGCTGCACCGCAAGGGCCTCAAGACCACGCTCAACGTGCATCCGCGCGACGGCATCCGCGCATTCGAAAGCGCCTACCCGAAGGCCGCCAGGCGCATGGGCGTCGATCCGGCAAGCGGTGAGAACCTCGAATTCGACCTGACCGACCCGGACTATATGGACGCCTATTTCGCCATGCACCACGATATGGAGGCCGAAGGCGTTGACTTCTGGTGGCTCGACTGGCAGCAGGGTGGCGTGACCCGCCAGCCCGGACTCGACCCGCTGTGGATCCTCAACCACATGCACTACCTTGATTCCGGACGCGACGGACGCTGGCCGCTCACCTTCTCGCGCTATGCCGGCCCCGGCTCGCACCGCTACCCGGTCGGCTTCTCCGGCGACACGGTGATCACCTGGGAATCGCTCGCATTCCAGCCTCAGTTCACCGCCACCGCGTCCAACATCGGCTACGGCTGGTGGAGCCATGATATCGGCGGCCACATGTTCGGCTACCGTGACGACGAGCTTGAAGCCCGCTGGTACCAGCTTGGCGCGTTCAGCCCGATCAACCGCCTGCATTCGAGCAACTCGCCGTTCTCCGGCAAGGAGCCGTGGAACTACACGGGAGACGTGCGCGCCTCGATGACCGCCTCGCTGCGTCTGCGCCACGCGATGCTGCCGTACCTGTACACCATGAACTACCGCGCCGCATTCGAAGGCCGGCCGATTGTGGAACCGATGTACTGGCAGTCTCCCGACACGTGGGCCGCCTATGAATACCCCGATGAGTTCCGTTTCGGCACCGAACTCATCGTGGCGCCAATCGTCAGTGCCGCCGACCGTAAGGTTGCGCGGGGACGTGCGGACCTGTGGCTGCCGCAAGGCGAATGGTTCGACTTCTTCGATGGACGTCGGTATGTGGCGCGTGGTGTGGACGGCCGTTCCATCACCGCTTGGCGCGCGCTCGACCGGATGCCCGTATTCGCCAGGGCCGGAGCGATCGTGCCAATGCAACGGCTGGGCGAGGGGAGCGAGGTCAACTCCGTCGCCAACCCGACCGCAATGCAGGTGTTGCTTTTCCCGGGTGCCACCGGTGAATTCACGATGCGCGAGGACGACGGCGTGTACGCGCATGCCGCTGCAGGGCGTACGGCCGACACGCAATTGCGTTGGCAGTGGCATGAAGGTGCTTCGGGGCATGCCGATGAAAGCACGGTGTTTACCGTCGACCCGGTATGCGGTGACGGCGCCGACGCGGCACCGCAATCGCGCGAGTGGACGATCACCGTTCGTGGTGTTGCCCGTCCTGCCCCGGGTCCGCTGGAATCTTGTGCCCATGTGACGGTTGGGAGCAAGACGGTGGCGGTGAGTCCATCCGATATCGCCTACGACGAAGCCGCAATGAGTCTCACCCTTACCGTGCGCGACGTGCCGACACGCCAGCAGATGCGTGTGGTGTTCACAGACGGACTGCGGATTGCACAGAACCCGGTGGAACAGGACTGCTATGAGATTCTGCTTCACGCGCAGATCCAGTTCCTCGCCAAGGAAAAGGCGCTGACCGCGATCCGCGAGGAAGGTGTGCATGCCATCGGATCGTTCGCCGCGATAAACAGGGGGCCGCGGTTCGACGGTGATTTCCTTACCGTGGATCTGCCCGAATCGGTGGTCAGCGCTTTGGAGGAGGTTCTGCTCAGAAGCTGA
- a CDS encoding O-acetylhomoserine aminocarboxypropyltransferase/cysteine synthase family protein: MAENKNYRFETLQLHVGQEQADPATDSRAVPIYQTTSYVFHNFDHAEARFGLADPGNIYGRLTNSTQGVFEDRIAALEGGTAGLAVASGAAAVEYAVRNITQSGDHIVAAKNVYGGTFNLLRHTLPRDGVNTTFVSAENPQEFEDAIQENTKLVYFETFGNPNADLPDFEAITAIAHKHHLPVIVDNTFASPYLFRPLEHGADIVVESATKFIGGHGTTLGGVIVEGGKFNWAEVPGKFPTLTEPDPSYHGLNFYEALGASAFVTRVRAILLRDTGATLSPFAAFLLLQGTETLSLRVERHVQNALKVVDYLKTVPEVESISHPSIEGRKDHDLYQKYFPNGGGSIFTFDIKGGKDAARVFIDNLHLFSLLANVADAKSLVIHPASTTHSQETVEELEDQGIHQGTIRLSIGLENIDDIIEDLEGGFKALRESGLAK, translated from the coding sequence ATGGCAGAGAACAAGAACTACCGTTTCGAAACGCTGCAGCTGCACGTCGGCCAGGAGCAGGCCGATCCGGCCACCGATTCCCGCGCGGTGCCGATCTACCAGACCACCAGCTACGTCTTCCATAACTTCGACCATGCCGAGGCCCGCTTCGGTCTGGCCGACCCGGGCAACATCTACGGCCGCCTGACCAACTCCACCCAGGGCGTGTTCGAGGATCGCATCGCCGCCCTCGAAGGCGGCACCGCAGGCCTGGCCGTCGCATCCGGCGCGGCCGCCGTGGAATACGCGGTGCGCAACATCACCCAGAGCGGCGACCATATCGTCGCAGCCAAGAACGTGTACGGCGGCACCTTCAACCTGCTGCGCCACACCCTGCCGCGTGACGGTGTAAACACCACCTTCGTCTCCGCCGAGAACCCGCAGGAGTTCGAGGACGCCATCCAGGAGAACACCAAGCTCGTCTACTTCGAGACCTTCGGCAACCCGAACGCCGACCTGCCGGACTTCGAAGCCATCACCGCCATCGCCCACAAGCACCACCTGCCGGTGATCGTGGACAACACCTTCGCCAGCCCCTACCTGTTCCGCCCGCTGGAGCATGGCGCCGACATCGTGGTCGAATCCGCGACCAAGTTCATCGGCGGCCACGGCACCACCCTGGGTGGCGTGATCGTGGAAGGCGGCAAGTTCAACTGGGCCGAGGTGCCGGGCAAGTTCCCGACCCTGACCGAGCCGGATCCCTCCTACCATGGCCTTAACTTCTACGAGGCCCTCGGCGCAAGCGCCTTCGTGACCCGCGTGCGCGCCATCCTGCTGCGCGACACCGGCGCCACCCTGTCCCCGTTCGCCGCGTTCCTGCTGCTGCAGGGCACCGAGACCCTGTCCCTACGCGTCGAACGCCACGTGCAGAACGCGTTGAAGGTCGTCGACTACCTCAAGACCGTGCCGGAGGTCGAATCCATCTCCCATCCGTCCATCGAAGGCCGTAAGGACCACGATCTGTACCAGAAGTACTTCCCGAACGGCGGCGGCTCCATTTTCACCTTCGACATCAAGGGCGGCAAGGACGCGGCACGCGTGTTCATCGACAACCTGCACCTGTTCAGCCTGCTGGCCAACGTGGCCGACGCCAAGAGCCTCGTGATCCACCCGGCCTCCACCACGCACTCCCAGGAGACCGTGGAGGAGCTGGAGGATCAGGGCATCCACCAGGGCACCATCCGCCTGTCCATCGGCTTGGAGAACATCGACGACATCATCGAGGATCTCGAAGGCGGCTTCAAGGCCCTGCGCGAATCCGGTCTGGCCAAGTAA